The genomic segment AGCAGCAGCTACAGCAGCACCTTCTCCCagtacagcagcaggaacagcagcagcatacgTGGCAGCAGAGTAGCAGCAGCTACAGCAGCACCTTCTCCCagtacagcagcagcaacagcagcagcatacgtGGCAGCAGAGTAGCAGCAGCTACAGCAGCACCTTCTCCCagtacagcagcagcaacagcagcagcatacgtGGCAGCAGAGTAGCAGCAGCTACAGCAGCACCTTCTCCCagtacagcagcagcaacagcagcagcatacgtGGCAGCAGAGTAGCAGCAGCTACAGCAGCACCTTCTCCCagtacagcagcagcaacagcagcagtatacGTGGCAGCAGAGTAGCAGCAGCTACAGCAGCACCTTCTCCCagtacagcagcaggaacagcagcagcatacgTGGCAGCAGAGTAGCAGCAGCTACAGCAGCACCTTCTCCCagtacagcagcagcaacagcagcagcatacgtGGCAGCAGAGTAGCAGCAGCTACAGCAGCACCTTCTCCCagtacagcagcagcaacagcagcagcatacgtGGCAGCAGAGTAGCAGCAGCTACAGCAGCACCTTCTCCCagtacagcagcagcaacagcagcagcatacgtGGCAGCAGAGTAGCAGCAGCTACAGCAGCACCTTCTCCCagtacagcagcaggaacagcagcagcatacgTGGCAGCAGAGTAGCAGCAGCTACAGCAGCACCTTCTCCCagtacagcagcagcaacagcagcagcatacgtGGCAGCAGAGTAGCAGCAGCTACAGCAGCACCTTCTCCCagtacagcagcagcaacagcagcagcatacgtGGCAGCAGAGTAGCagcagctacagcagcagcatcaggagCACCAGCAAGAAGTTTAATTAAATAACTTGTCAAAATATTACAGAAAAAACAGGAGAGGAGAATTACCTGAACAATGTTATGAGTAAGATCAACACCAGTTTCCCGCCCGTGATGGACTCATTCCTCCAGTTTTTGTCTTCACTAACAtcattatcaccccccccccctgcccccctcccccccttgttcccccgcccccccacacacacacaactgtagacTCTGTGCTGCAGCTGAAACACAAACGGACACAGGATTAGATCCTCTGGAGAAGAGTTGGGAGTTGGAGGACCTCGGCCAGGCAGTCCGGACCTGGGAGATGGTGACTCCCAGTGGTGACCCCCAGTGCTGACCCCCAGCGGTGACCCCAGTGCTGACCCCCAGCGGTGACCATCAGCAGTGACCCCGAGCGGTGACCACAGCGGTGACCCCAGCGGTGACCCCAGTGCTGACCCCCAGCGGTGACCCCAGCGGTGACCCCCAGCGGTGACCATCAGCAGTGACCCCGAGCGGTGACCCCAGCGGTGACCCCAGCGGTGACCCCAGTGCTGACCCCAGTGGTGACCCCAGTGGTGACCCCAGTGCTTACCCCCAGCAGTGACCCCAGTGGTGACCCCAGTGCTTACCCCCAGCGGTGACCCCAGCGGTGACCCCAGCGGTGACCCCAGCGGTGACCCCAGCGGTGACCCCCAGCGGTGACCCCAGCGGTGACCCCAGCGGTGACCCCAGTGGTGACCCCAGCGATGACCCCAGCGGTGACCCCAGCGGTGACCCCCAGCGGTGACCCCAGCGGTGACCCCAGCGGTGACCCCAGTGGTGACCCCAGCGGTGACCCCAGTGGTGACCCCAGCGGTGACCCCAGCGGTGACCCCCATCGGTGACCCCAGTGGTGACCTCAGCGGTGACCCCAGCGGTGACCCCAGAGGTGACCCCAGTACACCAACATGGTGCCATGTTAGTGCCCGGCCTCCACATACTCAGGTTGTGGGCCGCCAGGATGGACTGGTGTCACCAACACCTTGCACTCACTGGCTTCAATTATAATGGATTCAAAAATACACCTAGGTAAGTATACATGGTAGAGAACACTATACATGGTAGAGAACACTATACATGGTAGAGAACACAATACATGGTAGAGAACACTATACATGGTAGAGAACACTATACATGGTACAGAACATTATACATGGTACAGAACACTATACATGGTACAGAACACTATACATGGTAGAGAACACTATACATGGTAGAGAACACTATACATGGTACAGAACATTATACATGGTACAGAACACTATACATGGTACAGAACACTATACATGGTAGAGAACACTATACATGGTACAGAACATTATACATGGTACAGAACACTATACATGGTACAGAACACTATACATGGTACAGAACATTATACATGGTACAGAACACTATACATGGTAGAGAACACTATACATGGTACAGAACACTATACATGGTACAGAACACTATACATGGTAGAGAACACTATACATGGTACAGAACATTATACATGGTACAGAACACTATACATGGTACAGAACACTATACATGGTAGAGAACACTATACATGGTACAGAACATTATACATGGTACAGAACACTATACATGGTACAGAACACTATACATGGTACAGAACATTATACATGGTACAGAACATTATACATGGTACAGAACACTATACATGGTACAGAACATTATACATGGTACAGAACACTATACATGGTACAGAACACTATACATGGTACAGAACACTATACATGGTAGAGAACACTATACATGGTACAGAACACTATACATGGTACAGAACACTATACATGGTACAGAACACTATACATGGTACAGAACACTATACATGGTAGAGAACACTATACATGGTACAGAACACTATACATGGTAGAGAACACTATACATGGTACAGAACACTATACATGGTAGAGAACACTATACATGGTACAGAACATTATACATGGTACAGAACACTATACATGGTACAGAACATTATACATGGTACAGAACACTATACATGGTACAGAACACTACATAGTACAGAACACTATACATGGTACAGAACACTATACATGGTACAGAACACTATACATGGTACATAACATTATACATGGTACAGAACACTATACATGGTACAGAACACTACATAGTACAGAACACTATACATGGTACAGAACACTATACATGGTAGAGAACACTATACATGGTAGAGAACACTATACATGGTACAGAACACTATACATGGTACAGAACACTACATAGTACAGAACACTATACATGGTACAGAACACTATACATGGTAGAGAACACTATACATGGTAGAGAACACTATACATG from the Procambarus clarkii isolate CNS0578487 chromosome 69, FALCON_Pclarkii_2.0, whole genome shotgun sequence genome contains:
- the LOC138355893 gene encoding uncharacterized protein: MGVTAGVTAGVTTGVTAGVTTGVTAGVTAGVTAGGHRWGHRWGHRWGHHWGHRWGHRWGHRWGSPLGSPLGSPLGSPLGSPLGVSTGVTTGVTAGGKHWGHHWGHHWGQHWGHRWGHRWGHRSGSLLMVTAGGHRWGHRWGSALGSPLGSPLWSPLGVTADGHRWGSALGSPLGVSTGGHHWESPSPRSGLPGRGPPTPNSSPEDLILCPCCYSAATYAAAVAAAVLGEGAAVAAATLLPRMLLLLLLLYWEKVLL